Part of the Chanos chanos chromosome 5, fChaCha1.1, whole genome shotgun sequence genome, ATGTTTGATAGAAATGTCGCTGTATGTACGCACTGTGGCAAAGAATTTGCCTTTCATCCAAATACAACAAGTTTAAGGTGCCACCCGAATGCTAAGCATCTGTGTGAGACTTCTGCAAACCCTGCTAGCATTCGTCAAAGCATGTTATTTCAGCAGGAGCCAATGGCAAAGTCCATCTCTGATAAACTGACTTGTGCGATTACAGAGTGGATTGCCATGGACTGTAGACCCATTAACAGTTCGAGGACAAAGGACTGGCAGAAGTTATCAAAACTGCTTAATTGTGGAAAGAcataagactctctctctcacacacacaaacacacacacacacacacacacacacacacacacacacacacacacacacacacacagttttctgttCAAAGCAATTGTTAAGTTGTGCATTAGTAAAAGTCTAACGAGTTCAATGTCTAATTTGGATTCTTAAAAgaaagatgcacacacactctctgtgtgtctctcttgtgcacgcacgcacgcacacacacacacttcccaaataaacataataccacacaaaaAGCCTATAACCACACTTGTggacacacaaccacactcatgGGCCATTCTGTTCAAACAAACTAGCTacattttgggggaaaaaaaactcatcctGTATATTTCAGTTTGATAATTTCAAAGTCACTGAGCAAAACTGTTAGTAAAGGTCCAACTCATTTTTTGTGAATGCTTCATGAATAAGGGCATAAAAATACACCTCCTCTGAAATGTAtcttctgttttcatgtttacaCTATATcagttcattgtttcatttaaagggaCATATCAGccaaattaaaaatgttcttaaCTGTAATTGATTGAGGTTAATCACAGTCTGCCATGTGATtaattagttcattttttttaatcgatTGACAGCCTtagcgcgcgcacgcacacacacacacacacacacacgtatataggtatacatatatgtgtatacatacatacatactgtacatacatatatgtgtactAGTGTACTAAGgctgtctctacacacacacacacacacacacacacacatatatattgtgcatatggagagagtgagagagagagagagagagagagagaacgaatgAGTGAGTTCACAGTTAAAACTCCCACCAGGGGGTGGCACTGTTAGACTAAGTAAAGGGCCAGTGTAgagtggttttggttttgtgaaaAAACGTCATCCATAAGTTTGCCTCCGGGGACTGGATTATGAAAGTGTAACCTCTGACATGATATTTTCAGGTCTGACAGATGCTTTGCCCTGACCGGTCTGTGAGTTGAATATTTCATTGTCTGTAGGTGTTAGTCTGACCAGGGCGTCTGTGTCATTGAGGACACTCTGAGCTAGAACAGAAGTTACACGCTACTTTTAGAAACCTAGCGTTTCAGAGAAGAAGTAAGTTCTCGTTACACACTGACTAGCTCCCATATTGAAAAGGgaaggaacaaaaaacaaaacaaaacaaaacaaacagacaacaaaaagacCCACccaactgtttctgttttcatatttgagGCATCACCACTCACTTTAAAAGTCTGTGTAATAAGCCTTCAGCAAACACTCGACATTTTATGGTTACCAAAGACCAGGCAGCCAGCTCTTACATAACTGATCCAGTTTAGATGTCATACAGAGAATACCCTCTATCTTTAGGACTTGGTTCCTTTTGAGTCAGTGTAAGTTTGTACAGGAACTGTTGCACGACTGATATAATTCATTCGTCTGACACAAAAGATCCACCTTGTTTCAGATGTGGTatcttttattttgatgaaGGACGGAAGCTGAGGTTGAAAGATCATTTGCTGGTTAATTCTCAGGCATGTTTTTCAAGGTGAACTAGTGGTTAccactgtattttgttttgtaagaCATGGGTGGGTGTCATGACATATTGAACATTTTTGTGTGATCTCATTCGAGTTCTTCACACAGGAACAGAGCAGGTACACGTTGTATTGGACTCATTTTATTTGAATGACAAATAATCGCTAGTTTCTCAGATGAACAAAATGACCCTTTTAGAGTACATGCCCAAAAACTATATTCATGCAAATCACGATTCAGATATTACCACTCTGCCTTCATAACAGTATTACATAGCATGGGGgagaatcataaaaaaaaaaaaaaaaaaaaaattgtatactTTCAACTAAAGGCCAAAAGAATGTAATTCCTATACAATGCATTTGATATCAACACCCAGCACTAAAGTTGATGGAGTGATTACTTAACGAAAAACCAGCTGTACAGGGCACTGTCCACCAGCAGAGCACAGAACGAACTGCAAACATAAACCTCTTAAAAACATAGCAGTCATTACACATTTAGTAATTCACCAAGTGAACATACCGAATCCCTGATTATTCTACAGGACGAAAAAAAGTGCTTGAAGACGGTTTGCAGGACCTTACGGTAACAGGTCAAGTAAATAGCCCTGTCCTCTTGCACTGTCATTGTATCATATTTATGAGTGGTCACTGGAGTGTTGAGGTAAATAGTTTGTGACGGACGTTATGAGAGATGTGTGAGACATGAAAGCCTTTCCGTAGCAGTGTTcctgacagtgtaatacaggttCCGAGGACACTGAGAGCGTCGTCTAATTGAACGTAAGACGTTTTTATAAATGTTCGTAAATGCCTACGACATAACGTATGGTGTATTATGAACAGCCTATGAAACGTGAGAGAGatatgtttaaatatattaGGATCAGTGATATATTTTTCAGACAGAGGCGTCGCTGAAAGCATTTTCTGTCGTGAACCACGGACCTACAAATCATGGCCAAGTCGAGCGATCTCATTCAGGAGGAAGTCCACGTCTTCCCTTTGGGTCGCCGGGTTTGAGAAAACACAGCGGAAGAAATTTGCTTTGTCTCCCAGGGGTTGATAACCAACCATAGTCTGCCCTCCCTCCATCATCCGCGCTTTGATTTTTGGGgcgacctttaaaaaaaaacaacaacaacaacaacaaaaaaaaacaagatttcaTTCAACACAGAAAGTGACAGTGAAGACAGGCAAACACATCACTGCCTGAGAATAATGAATGTTATTGTAAGAgcagatagattttttttttttggctgaggaTTTGTCATGAAAGCAGCGGTTTAAATTTGGACATTAAATCCGTCACCTCAAAACGAACactaaaaatcacatttcattcGTTcaagtttgtgcgtgtgtgtgtgcgtgcgtgtgtgttagaatCATTGAAGAGaaccaagacaaaaaaagagaatcttGCTATATGTATGATCTTAATTATGAACTTGGTCAGTCTGTATTCAATGGAATAACTTTTAATCCATAAAACAGAAGTACATGCAGCAACAAACAGCTCAGGTAAACCAGCAGCGCATCACATGGATCTCACAGAGCGAATGCAGCTCACATATGGCACATGTTTGACTCTTGGTAGCAACTTGTTTGTTGTGTACAGGAAAAGATGAAGTGTTTATTTAGCTTTAAAGGCACTTGGAACTTACAGCATGcagtcttctgtctctctccggtCCTGGGGACATACTCCTCAAACTGTGCGGTAAGTACCAGAAACAAACGTTGCTGTGTTCAGGCTGAAAGAAGATCCATGTTCAGTACAGAGGACTAGAGAGGGGCTTTGTGTGGCTGTGCAGAAAGACTGTCTAAGTTCACTTTGATACAAGCAAAAGTGCTCCGCTGTCATACAGACACAAGACTGTGCGGGTTCACTTTACCGTTTGTGTCTGtcatccatcatcatcatcatcatcatcatcatcatcatcatcacaaaacTAACTGCCATCATAATTTCTCATATGCACgtattcatattttaattactCTTTCAAGCACAGCCCGTACTGCGACGCGAGTCATTATCTGAGTCTGTGTACAGTCTGTGAATGCCATGCTGATGGACAGGCAacatgaccttgtgtgtgtgtgtgtgtgtgtgtgtgtctgcatctgtgtgtctgtgtatgtgtgtgtgtgcatctctgtgtatGCGCACAAGCAgtcgcgcgcgcgtgtgtgtatgcatgtgttaaAGAGGGAATTAACCATTGTTTACACTGTCTAACAGTAAGgacatatatatttttgtaaagTCTTAAAGTCTACTTTCTGCTATGGAATCATTAGTACTATattctcaacaacaacaacaaaaattaaacttgaataaaaatgtaaacaagaaAAATTGAATAATCTAGATTAGGGGTCTCCAGTCTTTTTTGGTGAGCTGAACCCCTTCAATCCAAAATGATTTTCCTCAAGTAATCCATTGAGGTTTAAACTAAGTGACATTGATGTTTCCATTACAATCTCAGAAAACCCCCAAGAGAACTCCCCTCCCCATTATTAACGTTCACTTAGTTTGACAGTTTTCTCCCTGCAATTAAACCTATCGACACAGATTTTCTAACACATTGATTCAACGGACCCCTTCTCAAcagtggtttttatttttttttttgttgttgttgttttgaaaaccAGTAAGTATATCCACGCAGGACCTCTGCCAGCTAACTGAGTGTAAACTGCTTCATATCCTGTCTAAAAGACTAATGGTGGTCCTGCCTCCTGCCTGGATGAAGGAGAGCAGTTTCAGTACGATCCAACACATCACTCAGAAGAACCCTGCACCGACAGGAAGAAAAGtccctgtttggttttttttttttttatccatttgacatttaaaaaagtaatttatttgGAAATTCAATGTTGAGTCAGCCCTTGCTAGAAATGGCACACTAAATCAATGCGGTTCGTTGAGTGTTTTCCGTCGTTAAAGaaaattaggatttttttttttttttgagaagaacATTGAAAACAGCCTAAATCTGAGGTTCTGAGAAATACTGAGATGGTGGTTATTAGACTGTACGTCAGAAAATGGTGAACATCCTTTTTAAAGACAGTGACGGGGATGAGGACGAGTATGGGGATGGGGAcggtggggggcagggggagggggggtgagggtTTGCATGGACTGAGGGCATGGTCATGAGAGAAGTGGCGTGGACGTGTGTCAGTCACTCAGTTCGCTGAACTAGGTTCAACCCGTCAGTctcttgcattgttttttttttttttccccccggaGTTTCGCCAGTTCTTCACCGTTCTTTATCAAACACTGATTCAAATTTCACTGATGCAAatgtctgtaaatgtaaatgccaCTGAACCATGAGGATCATTAAATCTATAAACCTCAACAAACAGGATAAAACAGCATTAGCTGGCACTCAGCATTCTGTTCCCCGAACTGTTGTGTGAATAAATCCACACAAAAGTTAGTATTATTTAGACGGTTTTTAAGATACAAAATTAGTCTTTTCTTTGGCACAGCCAGTCCATCCAACTAATAAGTCCCCCTTCCGTTTTTTTCTATCTACTGATTTACATCAATTCCATGAACAGAAGTCAAAATAATGAGTGAATTTTCTTCGTAAAAAATTTACTCTAGAAGTTAAAAAGTACACAAATTTTACAAATCATACAGACAATTTCACTGATGATTTGGTAacctgttcctcctcctcctcacactgtacTGACTTCAAGCCATCAACAGAACCAGCTCAAAGAGATGACTTGGCcacaggctttgtgtgtgtgtgtgtgtgcataagtcTCCAGGCCACAGCACTGAATAACACTCCAGTGATGTTCTTAAaagctcatttttctcttcaatgtgtcaaaaaaagagaaaaaaacaggagggaaAGATACTTACTTTACTGTTGAAGACCAGCTCAAAGTCAGGTCTACTCTTGATTTTGCAGTAGAGGTACTCCGCGTTTTCCAAACAGTGGTTGACTTGGGCTCCAAACCCCTCGGAGCCCTGTAAAACATACGTTCACTAGGTTAAGGTCAAACATGGTAGAGGCTGCTTCAACAAAAACTGTCAGAATCTTGTGaaaaaaatttttattttaatgtgcaGTATTGTTTGTATGTGACAACGGGAAACTGCAAAAGATTATCCAAAAAATCTTGCAGTTTTACGGATTGATGCATTACGATGTTAAAATACACTGCAGACTTCAGTTAACAACGAGACTACGAAAATGAACGGTTAAACGTTTAAATGGTTAACCCAACCTGAGCTGGAAACATTTACGTAAAATGAGTAACAAATAACCGATTGTCTTTTTAGAAATTGTAAGTTCAGTTAACAATAAATGTTCGCTTTCACCAGTGACTCACCATATTTGCCCTACAGAATCAGTTGCTAGCAACACGAGCCCTTAACGGCTGtcaatgtttacatttacccGCAAGAACTGCAACAAGGGACGAGGTGAGAGAAGTGCGTTGCCGATCTCTGAAATTGTTGCAGTCAGTTTCAATAGTTAAAGATGTCGCCTTCAGCTGCCTAGCAACATACTTAGAACCTGACTATATCGTGCCATGTCGGAAGACCGTGACGGCTCGGCGAGAAAACCGATAGTGACCTGTTTGCAGGTGCAAACCGCAAGCTTATCGAATCAAGTCAAGTGAGATAAATGGCTTTAACTACTaactgttgtactgtgttgtacaTCTGTCCAAAATATTTTGTACCTAATTAGCGTTCATAAGCAGTAAATTTCAAATATACCGATCTTTGCCTGTGACACTGTTAAGCGGGTGTTCAAACGTTCagggaaaaaatgtttacttGTCACATCCCGaatttagatttatttattaattaccTTGGCCTTCCACATGAGCCACAGCTTGAAGACGTCCACGTGTCTCCCACACTGAATGCTTTTGTCTCCAGTGTCGTAACTCACGTCGTACTGTTTATCGGGTTGAAAGAGGTACTCTGCATTCAGCTGGTTACAGCTCTGAAGGAGGCCCTGAAAACAAACCCGAGTCTTCAGCTCAGCGGTATattccacacacatctctctctctttgtctctctctctctctctctgtgtctctaatCACTGATAACGCAGTATAACTGCATCAACAGCACTGATGAATAATGGCACTTGAATACTGATAAGAGTCTTTGAGGACTGGATGAGTGATGGTGAGATGTTTCCTAAATGAgtcatttgtttgcttgtttgtttttggtgacGTCACACACCTTCTTTTTCACCAGAATGGCAGAACACTGCAGCGGCACTCCCATCATTTTGTGGGGATTCCAAGTGACGGAGGACGCCCTAATGCAACACATTTGGATAAATATGTTCAAAGTACTGCAGCACATAAAAGCCTCAAGAGATGACCCAGGCATGCTAAAAGCCGACTTTGTCTCGTCCGTTTGAAACTGGGGGCGAACGAGTGAGTCTATGAATGCGTACGCTTGTGTAAGGACATAAACTTTGTTGAAAAGATGATTTATGTTAACACAAGGAAGAGCTCCGTCAAGGATCAGTGCGCTAAACCATTTATGCACAGGACTCTACTAAAGCATGTATAAATGATCTTTTCATAAATGAATCCAATTTAAGTGTCTAAATATTTACCGAGCGAATAAGCAAAGACTAGAGGTATTAGAACACACTTACCTTTCAATTCCTTGCAGTTTTCCCCTGTGCCTCGAGGACAGGAGTAATCCACCTCCCCAAGCCGCCTaaaagccaagagagagagagaaaacctcaCTGGCCTTCACTGGCCCTGCAACTATTTATCTGTGATATCATCTCAACAGCTACTCAGGACCTTCCAGTAAAGGTTCTGTTACAGCAGCTAtggaaatgtattaaaaaaaaaaaaaacacgaaagaATAAATACATCAACGTGCATCCAGAGTCCATGTCGTGCACAGATGTCTGCGATGCTGTTCAATGGGTCGAAGGCCCCGTAGACCGTAGTTCCTGCTGTCGCATTGACGTAGAAGGGAACCAAACcctggagacaggagagagaggaaggcctATCAAACTCCTTCAGCCTCAGGGATCACTGTAAGTACGCCTCCTCCTTTGTTAACTGTAGAATTATTGAGTTGTTGAAGGCCATTTCATAGGAAATCTttcgtaaaaaaaaagtgccaacTCTCCACACACCCattgaaaaaaaaggtcaatatTGCTTTGATTAATGTGTCCATCTGTGCCCTGAATCCTTAGACTCTCATACCTTGGCCTTCGCTGACGCGATGCTGGATTCTAACTCTGCTGGAAGCATCTTTCccctcacacagaaacacaaccaaatgagcttttgtcacacacacacgttcacacacacacacacacacacacacacacacacacacacacacacacacacacacttttgtcttTACAACTTTACACATTTTTTAGGACTTTTTGTTTGAACAATAACAGGAATACGTTTTTGAACCAATGGTTTTTCTGAATGGAGGGTCAGCAAATGTCCCCACAAGGTACTTACTTTTCGCAGTGAGATATTTATATACGTtacatgtatttaaatataatatataatatgaatatgtatatttCACAGGAAAATATTTATGTCCTCACAGGGGCATTTGGTCCTTACAATGCAAAAGGAACctaaagcacagacacacacacacacacatagctgtACTTACCTCTCATCACACTTAACCAGGATGATGTTGTCGATGCCAATCCCCAGAACAGCAGCCGAACTCTTGACTGAATAGTGACTCTGTCGGAACGGAAAAACGGAAATTTAATCACTAATCGCCGATGAAGGTCCAGCCTTTTCCAAATCTGTCAAAATTGCCCCGGCGCCAATCTGAGCCACGCATTATTTAAAAAGCTCAGATTTAATAGTCGTATGCGCCTTAAATGCCCACGATTTCTTGACTTTTCCATTACGAGCTCTGTCTGACCTTATAATTACAGAGGTTCAGCCACATGATTTGAAGAAAAGACCTATGACAGGACTGATTTTGATGGTCACATTAACAGTCACAGTGTGCAGGTGCTTAGCTGATGGTAATCATTATAGGCCAATATGACTCATTACGTGTTCAGAGGTGAACAGGACCAGTCGAGGAAGACCGTTCATGCCCTTTGTCTTCACCTCCGGAAAACGATGGAACCTGGCCAGCAACACGCTGTACAGGTTAGACATGGTACCACCTGTAAAGAACCGGACAGCcagcagttttaaaatgtttgtaatgATGAAAGTATGTATAGTATATATATCATAACATAATAACCTTAatagaaaaaacacatttttttcttgattaCTATAGTTTCACTTGTGGAGACCTAAGCAACAGTTGACATCAAAAAGAATGCTACAAGGTTCTATGAAGATTCTTCTAGATTTCCAGAGATTTTTCTCCACACAAGACAACTCTAACATCGTCCTCTGACGACTTCTACAGTTAGGATAAGTTTCTTCGGAGAACTCAAAAGGGGGCATTAGAAAGGTTCTTTAGCAAAAAGAATCCCATATTTTAATCCTTTCAGAGTGCTACTTGTAAtttgggcagccgtggcctaaaggttagagaatcggtcttgtgactggagggttgccggtttgattcccagaaccaacatccatggctgtgtgcccttgagcaatgctccccgggcgcaaggaatgctgcccactgctcctgtgtctggggtgtgtgttcactactggtgtgatggaagggttaaatgcagaggacaaattcactgctcactgttcacagtgggTGTGTGCGATCATggaaatttacatttacattttacattttacataagCGATAAACCTTCATCTAAGGTGAACTGAGTCAACCTCATTTTTATGAACTGGTGTAAGACCCTGCATATAACTCTgtacatatacagtatgtttgcATCTCACACTGCTGGTCTCAAAGTTGCCTTTGACCTTTGGTAGAGCCATAggttcatttttatgtttgttccAATGCTCTGAACTGAGATGTTTTACCAGGGGAGAAAACTCCATCTCCTTCCTCCTCAGACCAGCCAATGATACCACACATTTTCTGCAGAAGGACCTCCTCCATAAGGAGAAACACAGGCGATATCTCATAAGtgattctgtaaaaaaaaaaaaaaagagtcaacaaacatttacacaagaaggcatgcacacacacacgcacgcacgtacacacacacaccaacaatatccTAAAAAAACTGCATTCAGAAAACTCATATTCTTCTTATTCTAATACAGTTTAAATCTTCATGTAATTCTGTAACTTATGAAATGCAGCCGCATTCATTTACAACATTTGAGAGTTTCTCTATGTTTGGCATTCTTCATGGATTAAATAGTGTGCGCTAGGAAGTATCTTCCTTTCGTTAAATAATCAAAACTAAAGGAAAACAAGAGAGGAGGCTCACAGGTTTGTGTTGGCAGTTGATGTTAGCCATTCCCCTGCCAGGCCGACGATGTCTAGTCCAGATGACAGCTGGTTGAAAAAGCGAGGGTGACCTGGAGAAGGTATAAAGACGTAGGGTCACGACCTGGATGGACCTCACACTGGGCTCCCAGTCcctgttttttgtcttctgtggtAAAGGACTGATGGTCAGGCATACTAATTGGCTACCTTCATAAATAGTGTAGCTAAAGCACAGCTGAACCAGAAACTGGAATGTCTGTATAAAATTTGGAGGAGAATGGTGGCCAGTGCTTCTCCAGGAAACCTGCCATCAATACAAGAGTTTATTTAAATGCCAATCTGTCACGCAGCAGTCCTATAAAATAGGGTTTCTCCGATAGCTAACCCGAGTCCAAAAATCAGGGTAAATACCCAGTAGAAAAGTTCCTCAGCCTTTTTTCTCTACTGTATCATTTTTGACTTCTGACTCAAATTACGTGGCCAACAGGGAAGTCCAGGCCTAGACAAAGAATATCTCCCTGCTCCAAATATACACTTATTCATTAGGAGGACTTCATATACAGTTCTCCTAATGCTACTGTTGAGCTGAACCAGTCGTGTTTGATTAGCATGGGCTAGCTCTTCAGCACACTCCCTTCCCACGGGAAGTCACAGCCTTGATGACCTGTCCCCAGCCACTCCCAactcacagcacacaacacacacacacacacaccagttttgACTCCGTATTTTAAGGTGTCCTGGCAGTCGACCAGCAGTTGTTCCAGATTCTCGGGCCGGTCTGGGAGGTCCAGACTGAAACCCTCTAGTCCTTCCTTAAGCTGGTGAGGATGATGAAAATCCAGCACCTTGGAGCCTGGTTTCATAGATTTACAGATGTAAGCCAGGAGGATGTTCACCAGCTCTTGTAGGAACTGCTTTGTGGCTTCCTCACCGTCTCTAGCCGGGAGAAGATCTTAGAGAGATAGAAATAATCACCTCACCAGGTCCATAACATGAGTTAACAGTAAGAGACCATGTCTGCTCATACAATGCATTCTCACTCTGAATATCTCAAACGTGTCTTTATGACTCATTGTTTACATAACACTGCACGCCATGGAGACAGAGTGAACGTATGGAATGGGCCTGAGGAAATAAAACAGGGCTGAAAAATTGAGAGATGTATAAGTTAATGCCTTTTCTCAGTACGTTTGTCGGGAGCTATTTCATTTTGTAAcccaaactttaaaaaaaaaaaaaaaggaaaagaaaaaaaaaaatcagttttgctGTGTCCTGTCATGATGCCGAAACAGAATATTCAGCTGTGAAATCTGACACTATCGTTATCAGTCGTTATATAAttgactgtaattattttttaatagttAATGAAACAGTAGGTTAGACGTAATGACAGAATGTTCTGCTGGTGGTTCTCCTTTGAAGGCTTTTACGTCAGGTATATGTCTTGTTATTGGGTAGAGCTCTGTTCTGAATAGCTTTCTATCTATGCTAAATGAGAAAGATTTCATGCTCTTTCTCTAGCCCTCTGACCTGTGCTGTAGATGCTGTTCAAGTCATTGGCTATCCGCCTGCCATTgtatttccctctgttttcGTTGTCTTCGGCAGGCTTCCTGGCCAGTTTGTCATCTCCCAAAACCGGTTCCAACTCTTCTCGGTAATCCATGCTGGTTTCTTAGGAAGAAAAGAGACATGCAAAATGTTCAGGTGAGCTACGGCTGATTGGTTCAAAACAAATTTATCTTAGACTATTTAGCTTTAACGTATAGGTTCAGCTATTTTTCCCCTCTAGGTATCAACTAAATACTGTGGGCATTACATATTCTCAAGACTCAACATGTTCCTGGATGGTATCAGTAAAGTTAGAATTTCACCTTACCATGTACAGGTCGGTAGCAGCGGACACTGAGTAAAAGTGTTACAAAATCTGACTattttaaatgtctctctctgtctctgtctctctcattctctctttttctgttcccCGTATAGAATCGAGCTGCTGTTATAAATGGAAGTGGGTGTGGCCTATACCTGTTAATCCACACAGGTGCTCAGCCTTGATGATGAATGGATAATGACATAACACAAACCTGAAAACATCTGCCtttttcatcctttcatcttctctgtcatcttttgtttgttcatgccccatccccttctctctctctctttctctcttcttttctttctggaaATTAACAGATGAATGAGAAGCGGTAAGCCATTCAActccaaaaaccaaaaaaagatgTTTACAAGGGCTTGGTCATGTTCCCAAAACATGTTTGATATCTATTCACCACGGGGATTTGAAAGCTAAAGGtgatctctgtttttctgcGTTCTCTATCGTGGTTGTGTAGAGAATGATtcagtggtaaaaaaaatagACAGGGAAAGTAAAAAGTGTTTGTCTGTAGAACGACTGAAttgttctcttcttctttgtaAAGGTCTTTGTGCTCCTCTCTGAACAGAATTCGTTTACGTAACACACTCTGTTGGACTCCTTGTTggcctctctcctttctttggTCACTGTCTGAAGTCTTTTGGATTTCAGTTGCACCATATATTTTCGTCGTGGTAATTTCATAGGTATCTGCATACTGAAGTATAAACAATTACAGAtgagcaaaaacacaaatacgcaaaattctccaaaaacaaaaaataaaccaaaacaaagcaaacaaagacaCGTCGAGAACTGTTTCTACATAACGTAAAATGAAACGTCGCTATATAAATAATCTCTCATAGGACAGAACCTCTGTTGTCCTGGTGTTAAATTCACAATTGGACCTTCTTTATGGTGTTCAATTTCGTTGTCACCTTAAAACTCACAGGCAAACTCCTCTCTTAACCAGTTTCCAGCTGAAGTGAACGCACATGTGGTTTAAAGAGCTGCCTGATGTCCCCACCCCGTCCCTGCGTGCCCTGACATCCTCTACATAccaatatatatacaaatactgTCTGTACGTAACTGTCCTTACACCTTTTAATAACTATTCGCCCATGCATTTCACATATGAAACAGTCAACTTCAATCATGAATTTTAAAAGTGAATTCCGTCCAAACATCACTTCAGGCACTGTTCCACTCATACTTCAGACGATCGCTTTTCGGATGAATGAGTGACTGGATGACTGGTCTTGAAAGCTCGTCGATGCTTTGCACACCAAATTTAATTTTTAGGAGTCATTTCATTTTC contains:
- the gad3 gene encoding glutamate decarboxylase 1 is translated as MDYREELEPVLGDDKLARKPAEDNENRGKYNGRRIANDLNSIYSTDLLPARDGEEATKQFLQELVNILLAYICKSMKPGSKVLDFHHPHQLKEGLEGFSLDLPDRPENLEQLLVDCQDTLKYGVKTGHPRFFNQLSSGLDIVGLAGEWLTSTANTNLITYEISPVFLLMEEVLLQKMCGIIGWSEEEGDGVFSPGGTMSNLYSVLLARFHRFPEVKTKGMNGLPRLVLFTSEHSHYSVKSSAAVLGIGIDNIILVKCDERGKMLPAELESSIASAKAKGLVPFYVNATAGTTVYGAFDPLNSIADICARHGLWMHVDAAWGGGLLLSSRHRGKLQGIERASSVTWNPHKMMGVPLQCSAILVKKKGLLQSCNQLNAEYLFQPDKQYDVSYDTGDKSIQCGRHVDVFKLWLMWKAKGSEGFGAQVNHCLENAEYLYCKIKSRPDFELVFNSKPEHSNVCFWYLPHSLRSMSPGPERDRRLHAVAPKIKARMMEGGQTMVGYQPLGDKANFFRCVFSNPATQREDVDFLLNEIARLGHDL